Proteins encoded by one window of Plasmodium falciparum 3D7 genome assembly, chromosome: 4:
- a CDS encoding CDK-related kinase 3 has translation MNVKDVDTLLDIFRGGPGVHTCSGIENYFLENNTLDVDIKKEFIKRLENPTFLSKFCMLKRKFVYNFFLVKKEIVKKRLWTYIENIIDKLNDDDIIKVHKYLEKESGNVIHTFLNNLYLYKDMENKRRRRKNIKRKKKEKKKRNNHDIYNNCNINSNKLDCNLPYNLNLENIFWKQINLKNYKKKYFYHINKNINSLWKVYLSYNLLNINKCERKDLIKNILHTLLKKEYEQLSCFEWDSKVVLYKLLKNQDLKKCSLENYTEDDVTSNPSNDFDNTVDIDLNMKENVQNKDKVHVGDKIGSIPEGDNICLQTDDQTYNHNNNNIMLKKKKKSSENHILINSNNVLLNYNKNSELLDDCFKLCNNNNNNVHIYDKSNVSYTNLNDLKNGYYKDTDIIYDLLLKSIKGEIKLKVKNFVKVHQVGQGAYGDVWMAEDIINNQRVALKKLKLNEEKDGFAKTYIREISILNSLKHENIVELIGVVHSILPVNFNNQNMINQSPQNSHPIHINHNNIFHNKFFDQNNYKDFLITEKNYFGNKKNRRTLNEDMLSVVDISSNEDMLSVVDISSNEDMLSVVDISSNEDMLSVVDISSNEDMLSVVDISSNVDISPNQDISPNQDISPNDCYTLNNLLNHNQVDPSTSLSISSYEDTTSSNSSHSNCSSSSVSSFMSYDKNKEKKSCIWMVFEYVPFDLSGYSELLREERNEKERYKYANLFSIGEIKNIFIQLLKALDYCHKNNIIHRDIKIANLLIDNNGILKLADFGLARFHSDINASNMTNRVITLWYRPPELLLGSENYMASVDMWSCGCVLAELLTSNPLFSAENETDILKIIVNKLGFPNERDIKYLRNLPCWNLLKLNPIHPNNIHHNINHNKKIETETSIRNIPGVGDLGLDLIKKFLKWNPYERITASDALNHPWFKTQPLSEKIHQRNNIKAAHSFMTKNYKKRDLPKNTYSKINENFRFINVGNYRKAYLRSKYNDHLLYLNSLSSKRDVLKEQPLQQIDKKTEEDKETKTETTNMEQKDKKHKELVNIKKEDEPGETKKCKVESVTDYSDRENLKPTFDNDIKKNEHKLNSNKSDIDKTRKSATISRDGSLRRNERKTIAVIKYYDHKMKEYNHNRSPSHAKKYNNEKREKEKKIEGIDNRRESNNYFRRSREGIDDRRRYSTICKTGYNNADVYRDRISHRSREREWYKKPYGRRSRDRDRERDRDRERDRERDRERDRDRERDRERERDRDRDRDRERDRNRERDRDRERDRERDRNRERDRDRDRDRDRDRDRDRDRDRDRDRDRDRDREKERKRDKDKDKENDKSKDADQKKHKLDTEELRVEKKKKI, from the exons ATGAACGTTAAAGATGTGGATACCCTTTTAGATATTTTTAGAGGGGGGCCAGGTGTTCATACTTGCTCAGGTattgaaaattattttttagaaAACAATACGTTAGATGttgatattaaaaaagaattcaTAAAAAGGTTGGAGAACCCCACATTTTTATCAAAGTTTTGTATGTTAAAGAGAAAGTTCGTTTATAACTTTTTTCTAGTCAAAAAGgaaatagtaaaaaaaagGTTATGGActtatatagaaaatattattgataaattaaatgatgatgatattataaaagtacataaatatttagaaAAGGAATCTGGGAATGTTATTCATacctttttaaataatttatatttgtataaagatatggaaaataaaagaagaaggaggaaaaatataaaaagaaaaaaaaaagaaaaaaaaaaaagaaacaatcatgatatatataataattgtaatataaATTCGAATAAATTAGATTGTAATTTAccttataatttaaatttagaAAACATATTTTGGAAGcagataaatttaaaaaattataagaagaaatatttttatcatattaataaaaatataaactcTTTGTGGAAggtatatttatcatataacttgttaaatataaataaatgtgaaCGTAAAGatcttattaaaaatatattacacacattattaaaaaaagaatatgaacAATTAAGTTGTTTTGAATGGGATTCAAAagttgttttatataaattgttaaaaaatcaagatttaaaaaaatgttcacTGGAAAATTATACAGAAGATGATGTAACTAGTAACCCGAGCAATGATTTTGACAATACTGTGGATATAGATCTTAATATGAAGGaaaatgtacaaaataaagataagGTTCATGTTGGTGATAAAATTGGTTCCATTCCTGAAGGTGATAACATATGTCTTCAGACGGATGACCAAacatataatcataataataataatataatgttaaaaaaaaaaaaaaagtcatcagaaaatcatattttaataaatagtaataatgttttattaaattataataaaaattctgAATTATTAGATGATTGTTTCaaattatgtaataataataataataatgttcatatatatgataaaagtaATGTAAGTTACACAAATTTAAACGATTTAAAGAATGGATATTATAAAGATacagatataatatatgatttattattaaaatctaTAAAAGGagaaataaaattgaaaGTTAAGAATTTTGTTAAGGTTCATCAAGTTGGACAAGGAGCATATGGAGATGTTTGGATGGCagaagatataataaataatcaaaGAGTagctttaaaaaaattaaaattaaatgaagaaaaagatgGATTTGCAAAAACTTATATAAGAGAAATATCTATTTTAAATTCATTAAAACATGAAAATATTGTTGAATTAATTGGAGTAGTACATTCTATTTTACCtgtaaattttaataatcaaaatatgataaatcaATCTCCTCAAAATTCTCATCCTATTCATATAAATCACAATAACATTTTTCATAACAAGTTTTTtgatcaaaataattataaagattTTCTTATTACtgaaaagaattattttggtaataaaaaaaataggcGTACATTAAATGAAGATATGTTGTCAGTTGTAGATATATCATCAAATGAAGATATGTTGTCAGTTGTAGATATATCATCAAATGAAGATATGTTGTCAGTTGTAGATATATCATCAAATGAAGATATGTTGTCAGTTGTAGATATATCATCAAATGAAGATATGTTATCAGTTGTAGATATATCATCAAATGTAGACATATCACCAAATCAAGATATATCACCAAATCAAGATATATCACCAAATGATTGTTATAccttaaataatttattaaaccATAATCAGGTGGACCCATCCACTTCTCTTTCCATATCTTCATACGAAGATACGACTTCAAGTAATAGCTCCCATTCCAATTGTTCATCCTCGAGTGTATCTTCATTCATGTCATacgataaaaataaagaaaaaaaatcatgTATTTGGATGGTGTTTGAATATGTACCTTTTGATTTGTCAGGATATAGTGAACTTCTAAGAGAagaaagaaatgaaaaagaaagatataaatatgctAACTTATTCAGTATAGGTGaaatcaaaaatatttttatacaattaTTAAAAGCTTTAGATTATtgtcataaaaataatattatccaTAGAGATATTAAAATAGCTAATTTGTTAATAGATAATAATGGAATTTTAAAGCTAGCTGATTTTGGACTAGCTAGATTCCATTCTGATATTAATGCATCTAATATGACAAATAGAGTTATTACATTATGGTATAGACCACCAGAATTATTATTAGGTTCTGAAAATTATATGGCATCGGTTGATATGTGGAGTTGTGGTTGTGTTCTAGCAGAATTATTAACCAGCAATCCTTTATTTTCTGCGGAAAATGAAacagatatattaaaaattattgttAATAAGTTAGGGTTTCCAAATGAAagagatataaaatatttaagaaaTTTACCCTGCtggaatttattaaaattaaatccTATACAtccaaataatatacatcataatataaatcataataaaaaaatagaaacaGAAACTTCTATCAGAAATATACCTGGTGTAGGAGATCTAGGATTAGatcttattaaaaaatttttaaaatggaACCCATATGAAAGAATCACAGCTAGCGACGCCCTTAACCATCCATGGTTTAAGACACAACCTTTGTCTGAAAAAATACAccaaagaaataatattaaagcaGCTCATAGTTTTATGaccaaaaattataaaaaaagggaCCTACCCAAAAATACTTATTCgaaaattaatgaaaattttAGATTTATAAATGTAGGAAATTACAGAAAGGCTTATCTTCGAAGTAAATATAATGACCACCTCCTATATCTAAACTCACTTTCGTCAAAAAGGGATGTCCTCAAGGAGCAACCTCTCCAACAGA tTGATAAGAAGACAGAAGAAGATAAAGAAACCAAAACGGAAACCACAAATATGGAGCAGAAGgataaaaaacataaagaattagtaaatattaaaaaggaaGATGAACCAGGAGAAACCAAAAAATGTAAAGTCGAATCGGTCACGGATTACAGTGATAGGGAAAATTTAAAACCCACTTTTGATAatgacataaaaaaaaatgaacacaAATTGAATTCAAATAAATCAGATATAGACAAAACTAGGAAATCAGCTACCATATCAAGAGACGGAAGCTTAAGAAGAAATGAAAGAAAGACAATAGCAgtgataaaatattatgaccATAAAATGAAAGAATATAATCATAACCGTAGCCCTAGTCATGCTAAAAAGTACAACAATGAAAAAagggaaaaggaaaaaaaaatcgaAGGTATAGATAATAGGAGGGAAAGCAACAACTATTTTAGGAGAAGTAGAGAAGGTATAGATGATAGGAGAAGATATTCAACCATTTGTAAAACGGGTTATAACAACGCAGATGTGTATAGGGATAGAATAAGTCACCGAAGTAGGGAAAGGGAGTGGTATAAAAAACCATACGGAAGAAGGAGCAGAGATAGGGATAGAGAAAGAGATAGAGATAGGGAAAGGGATAGAGAAAGAGATAGAGAAAGAGATAGAGATAGGGAAAGAGACAGAGAAAGGGAAAGAGATAGAGACAGAGATAGAGACAGAGAAAGAGATAGAAATAGAGAAAGAGACAGAGATAGAGAAAGAGATAGAGAAAGAGATAGAAATAGAGAAAGAGACCGAGATAGGGACAGAGATAGAGATAGAGATAGAGACCGAGATAGGGACAGAGATAGAGATAGAGATAGAGACCGAGATAGGGACagagaaaaagaaagaaaaagagataaagataaagataaagaaaatgataaaagtAAAGATGCTGatcaaaaaaaacataaattagATACAGAAGAGTTAAGggttgaaaagaaaaagaaaatataa